A DNA window from Mytilus edulis chromosome 14, xbMytEdul2.2, whole genome shotgun sequence contains the following coding sequences:
- the LOC139502507 gene encoding uncharacterized protein isoform X2, with amino-acid sequence MARLDVPLVFCGSMFYTAVLLFHLTDLTVSQNTTDSNSITTIAPTSVYNGSNVSVTDSGAIEMLSSNLSSSISSNNTYETVSPSSSSMFIDSTSNSSIDISVYSSIDISSSSLVDILSSSNNLIETMSVSDNPVTESMPIMQSSNNIVTVTSVYNSNSINQTSSSQTTAGSQPEMSTTQTIDITETNSPMISTGLNPMTSIDSSPSSIETIESSEPIDLESSVSEYLKSSDLEATSSILATENPSLTVGTEMTSTPIADASSTVSTDSLKSDMPSSSETPVSSEIQSASSSVSSLGIVPSSTVIQAASSSNIQVSSSVLPMTTTTSTTTPTPSTTTIPPSSTLADDIPSSIDGNSLFEVKASLYIICDNITSNEDLREFIQEKVLENVNAVRKVVVVKNGCPNKTRRKRAASSLTSEVKISVDANEAAENPKTVADQITEAFKNNTKFNLTDANDFRASAQNTFNDSCKAGVCNKLYGYMCTRINSTHGTCTSRCKDKTCSGHGTCSTIVTDSNDFGHHCSCHSEEYYKYEGEKCEDKRMKWELAVAIAAGSGGAVILILVFVLIICCCCKNKGDKYGYDRRHSYEPMSDVIGRSGPAYYRNDSKNQQPGFTNLGYDDDKYSDYSDPSQTRPPNGQSWNPEDSKDTYAKITEQLDQEKRFEIKRPQVSGSIRQNSSAESNPKGRATTGF; translated from the exons ATGGCGAGACTGGACGTACCTTTGGTTTTTTGTGGCTCTATGTTTTATACAG cgGTTCTTTTATTTCATCTCACTGACCTGACAGTCTCCCAGAATACAACAGATAGCAATTCCATCACTACCATTGCACCAACTTCTGTGTACAACGGAAGTAATGTGTCCGTCACTGATAGTGGAGCAATAGAAATGTTATCATCAAATCTATCATCTTCTATTTCATCTAACAACACATATGAAACTGTTTCGCCATCGTCATCATCCATGTTCATCGATTCAACATCAAATTCAAGTATCGATATATCGGTATATTCAAGTATCGATATATCCTCTTCCAGTCTAGTTGATATACTGTCATCCTCAAACAATCTAATTGAGACAATGTCTGTATCGGATAATCCTGTGACAGAAAGTATGCCTATTATGCAATCATCGAATAACATTGTTACAGTTACAAGTGTTTACAATTCGAATTCAATTAATCAAACTAGTTCAAGTCAAACTACTGCAGGTTCCCAACCTGAAATGTCTACAACACAGACAATAGACATTACAGAAACAAATAGCCCGATGATATCTACAGGACTTAATCCAATGACAAGTATAGATTCATCACCATCGTCAATAGAAACTATCGAATCGTCTGAACCAATCGATTTAGAATCGTCAGTATCGGAATACCTTAAATCATCCGACCTTGAAGCAACTTCGTCAATATTAGCCACAGAAAATCCTTCTTTGACAGTCGGTACTGAAATGACATCAACACCCATTGCAGATGCGTCATCGACAGTATCAACTGATTCATTGAAATCGGACATGCCAAGCAGCTCGGAAACACCAGTATCGTCAGAAATTCAAAGTGCTTCCAGTAGTGTTTCCTCTCTTGGTATCGTACCATCGTCGACAGTAATCCAAGCCGCCAGTAGTTCTAATATTCAAGTATCGAGTTCAGTTTTACCGATGACAACGACGACGTCAACAACTACACCTACACCGTCAACCACGACTATACCTCCTTCATCAACGTTAGCAGACGACATTCCATCATCAATAG ATGGAAACAGTTTATTTGAAGTAAAGGCATCATTATATATCATATGTGACAACATAACCAGCAATGAGGATCTAAGAGAATTT ATACAAGAAAAGGTATTGGAAAACGTGAATGCAGTTAGAAAAGTTGTTGTTGTTAAGAATGG GTGTCCAAACAAAACGAGGAGAAAACg TGCAGCCAGTTCATTAACATCAGAAGTTAAAATTTCTGTCGATGCCAATGAGGCGGCAGAAAATCCAAAAACAGTCGCAGATCAGATTACGGAGGCATTtaaaaacaataccaaatttaATTTAACTGACGCCAATGACTTTAGAGCCTCAG CTCAAAACACGTTTAATGATTCATGTAAAGCTGGTGTTTGTAATAAACTTTATGGATACATGTGCACTAGAATAAATTCAACACATGGCACGTGCACAAGTAGATGTAAAGATAAAACTTGTTCTGGCCATGGAACCTGCAGTACCATAGTAACAGATAGTAACGATTTTGGACATCATTGTTC GTGTCACAGTGAAGAATATTATAAATATGAGGGAGAAAAATGTGAAGACAAAAGAATGAAATGGGAATTAGCTGTTGCAATAGCAGCCGGATCAGGGGGAGCAGTTATTTTAATCTTAGTTTTTGTTCTAATAATATGCTGTTGCTGTAAAAATAAAGGAGACAAGTATGg ATATGATAGAAGACACAGCTATGAACCAATGTCAGATGTTATAGGAAGATCCGGACCTGCGTATTATAGAAATGACTCTAAAAATCAACAACCG GGGTTTACAAACTTAGGTTATGATGATGATAAATATAGTGACTATAGTGATCCAAGTCAAACACGGCCCCCAAACGGACAGTCATGGAATCCGGAGGATAGCAAAGACACATATGCAAAAATAACTGAACAGTTAGACCAAGAAAAACGTTTTGAG ATTAAAAGACCACAAGTATCTGGTAGTATACGACAGAATTCAAGCGCGGAg TCAAATCCCAAAGGACGG GCAACAACAGGATTTTAG
- the LOC139502507 gene encoding uncharacterized protein isoform X3, with translation MARLDVPLVFCGSMFYTAVLLFHLTDLTVSQNTTDSNSITTIAPTSVYNGSNVSVTDSGAIEMLSSNLSSSISSNNTYETVSPSSSSMFIDSTSNSSIDISVYSSIDISSSSLVDILSSSNNLIETMSVSDNPVTESMPIMQSSNNIVTVTSVYNSNSINQTSSSQTTAGSQPEMSTTQTIDITETNSPMISTGLNPMTSIDSSPSSIETIESSEPIDLESSVSEYLKSSDLEATSSILATENPSLTVGTEMTSTPIADASSTVSTDSLKSDMPSSSETPVSSEIQSASSSVSSLGIVPSSTVIQAASSSNIQVSSSVLPMTTTTSTTTPTPSTTTIPPSSTLADDIPSSIDGNSLFEVKASLYIICDNITSNEDLREFIQEKVLENVNAVRKVVVVKNGCPNKTRRKRAASSLTSEVKISVDANEAAENPKTVADQITEAFKNNTKFNLTDANDFRASAQNTFNDSCKAGVCNKLYGYMCTRINSTHGTCTSRCKDKTCSGHGTCSTIVTDSNDFGHHCSCHSEEYYKYEGEKCEDKRMKWELAVAIAAGSGGAVILILVFVLIICCCCKNKGDKYGYDRRHSYEPMSDVIGRSGPAYYRNDSKNQQPVSGFTNLGYDDDKYSDYSDPSQTRPPNGQSWNPEDSKDTYAKITEQLDQEKRFEIKRPQVSGSIRQNSSAEATTGF, from the exons ATGGCGAGACTGGACGTACCTTTGGTTTTTTGTGGCTCTATGTTTTATACAG cgGTTCTTTTATTTCATCTCACTGACCTGACAGTCTCCCAGAATACAACAGATAGCAATTCCATCACTACCATTGCACCAACTTCTGTGTACAACGGAAGTAATGTGTCCGTCACTGATAGTGGAGCAATAGAAATGTTATCATCAAATCTATCATCTTCTATTTCATCTAACAACACATATGAAACTGTTTCGCCATCGTCATCATCCATGTTCATCGATTCAACATCAAATTCAAGTATCGATATATCGGTATATTCAAGTATCGATATATCCTCTTCCAGTCTAGTTGATATACTGTCATCCTCAAACAATCTAATTGAGACAATGTCTGTATCGGATAATCCTGTGACAGAAAGTATGCCTATTATGCAATCATCGAATAACATTGTTACAGTTACAAGTGTTTACAATTCGAATTCAATTAATCAAACTAGTTCAAGTCAAACTACTGCAGGTTCCCAACCTGAAATGTCTACAACACAGACAATAGACATTACAGAAACAAATAGCCCGATGATATCTACAGGACTTAATCCAATGACAAGTATAGATTCATCACCATCGTCAATAGAAACTATCGAATCGTCTGAACCAATCGATTTAGAATCGTCAGTATCGGAATACCTTAAATCATCCGACCTTGAAGCAACTTCGTCAATATTAGCCACAGAAAATCCTTCTTTGACAGTCGGTACTGAAATGACATCAACACCCATTGCAGATGCGTCATCGACAGTATCAACTGATTCATTGAAATCGGACATGCCAAGCAGCTCGGAAACACCAGTATCGTCAGAAATTCAAAGTGCTTCCAGTAGTGTTTCCTCTCTTGGTATCGTACCATCGTCGACAGTAATCCAAGCCGCCAGTAGTTCTAATATTCAAGTATCGAGTTCAGTTTTACCGATGACAACGACGACGTCAACAACTACACCTACACCGTCAACCACGACTATACCTCCTTCATCAACGTTAGCAGACGACATTCCATCATCAATAG ATGGAAACAGTTTATTTGAAGTAAAGGCATCATTATATATCATATGTGACAACATAACCAGCAATGAGGATCTAAGAGAATTT ATACAAGAAAAGGTATTGGAAAACGTGAATGCAGTTAGAAAAGTTGTTGTTGTTAAGAATGG GTGTCCAAACAAAACGAGGAGAAAACg TGCAGCCAGTTCATTAACATCAGAAGTTAAAATTTCTGTCGATGCCAATGAGGCGGCAGAAAATCCAAAAACAGTCGCAGATCAGATTACGGAGGCATTtaaaaacaataccaaatttaATTTAACTGACGCCAATGACTTTAGAGCCTCAG CTCAAAACACGTTTAATGATTCATGTAAAGCTGGTGTTTGTAATAAACTTTATGGATACATGTGCACTAGAATAAATTCAACACATGGCACGTGCACAAGTAGATGTAAAGATAAAACTTGTTCTGGCCATGGAACCTGCAGTACCATAGTAACAGATAGTAACGATTTTGGACATCATTGTTC GTGTCACAGTGAAGAATATTATAAATATGAGGGAGAAAAATGTGAAGACAAAAGAATGAAATGGGAATTAGCTGTTGCAATAGCAGCCGGATCAGGGGGAGCAGTTATTTTAATCTTAGTTTTTGTTCTAATAATATGCTGTTGCTGTAAAAATAAAGGAGACAAGTATGg ATATGATAGAAGACACAGCTATGAACCAATGTCAGATGTTATAGGAAGATCCGGACCTGCGTATTATAGAAATGACTCTAAAAATCAACAACCGGTGAGT GGGTTTACAAACTTAGGTTATGATGATGATAAATATAGTGACTATAGTGATCCAAGTCAAACACGGCCCCCAAACGGACAGTCATGGAATCCGGAGGATAGCAAAGACACATATGCAAAAATAACTGAACAGTTAGACCAAGAAAAACGTTTTGAG ATTAAAAGACCACAAGTATCTGGTAGTATACGACAGAATTCAAGCGCGGAg GCAACAACAGGATTTTAG
- the LOC139502507 gene encoding uncharacterized protein isoform X1 — MARLDVPLVFCGSMFYTAVLLFHLTDLTVSQNTTDSNSITTIAPTSVYNGSNVSVTDSGAIEMLSSNLSSSISSNNTYETVSPSSSSMFIDSTSNSSIDISVYSSIDISSSSLVDILSSSNNLIETMSVSDNPVTESMPIMQSSNNIVTVTSVYNSNSINQTSSSQTTAGSQPEMSTTQTIDITETNSPMISTGLNPMTSIDSSPSSIETIESSEPIDLESSVSEYLKSSDLEATSSILATENPSLTVGTEMTSTPIADASSTVSTDSLKSDMPSSSETPVSSEIQSASSSVSSLGIVPSSTVIQAASSSNIQVSSSVLPMTTTTSTTTPTPSTTTIPPSSTLADDIPSSIDGNSLFEVKASLYIICDNITSNEDLREFIQEKVLENVNAVRKVVVVKNGCPNKTRRKRAASSLTSEVKISVDANEAAENPKTVADQITEAFKNNTKFNLTDANDFRASAQNTFNDSCKAGVCNKLYGYMCTRINSTHGTCTSRCKDKTCSGHGTCSTIVTDSNDFGHHCSCHSEEYYKYEGEKCEDKRMKWELAVAIAAGSGGAVILILVFVLIICCCCKNKGDKYGYDRRHSYEPMSDVIGRSGPAYYRNDSKNQQPVSGFTNLGYDDDKYSDYSDPSQTRPPNGQSWNPEDSKDTYAKITEQLDQEKRFEIKRPQVSGSIRQNSSAESNPKGRATTGF; from the exons ATGGCGAGACTGGACGTACCTTTGGTTTTTTGTGGCTCTATGTTTTATACAG cgGTTCTTTTATTTCATCTCACTGACCTGACAGTCTCCCAGAATACAACAGATAGCAATTCCATCACTACCATTGCACCAACTTCTGTGTACAACGGAAGTAATGTGTCCGTCACTGATAGTGGAGCAATAGAAATGTTATCATCAAATCTATCATCTTCTATTTCATCTAACAACACATATGAAACTGTTTCGCCATCGTCATCATCCATGTTCATCGATTCAACATCAAATTCAAGTATCGATATATCGGTATATTCAAGTATCGATATATCCTCTTCCAGTCTAGTTGATATACTGTCATCCTCAAACAATCTAATTGAGACAATGTCTGTATCGGATAATCCTGTGACAGAAAGTATGCCTATTATGCAATCATCGAATAACATTGTTACAGTTACAAGTGTTTACAATTCGAATTCAATTAATCAAACTAGTTCAAGTCAAACTACTGCAGGTTCCCAACCTGAAATGTCTACAACACAGACAATAGACATTACAGAAACAAATAGCCCGATGATATCTACAGGACTTAATCCAATGACAAGTATAGATTCATCACCATCGTCAATAGAAACTATCGAATCGTCTGAACCAATCGATTTAGAATCGTCAGTATCGGAATACCTTAAATCATCCGACCTTGAAGCAACTTCGTCAATATTAGCCACAGAAAATCCTTCTTTGACAGTCGGTACTGAAATGACATCAACACCCATTGCAGATGCGTCATCGACAGTATCAACTGATTCATTGAAATCGGACATGCCAAGCAGCTCGGAAACACCAGTATCGTCAGAAATTCAAAGTGCTTCCAGTAGTGTTTCCTCTCTTGGTATCGTACCATCGTCGACAGTAATCCAAGCCGCCAGTAGTTCTAATATTCAAGTATCGAGTTCAGTTTTACCGATGACAACGACGACGTCAACAACTACACCTACACCGTCAACCACGACTATACCTCCTTCATCAACGTTAGCAGACGACATTCCATCATCAATAG ATGGAAACAGTTTATTTGAAGTAAAGGCATCATTATATATCATATGTGACAACATAACCAGCAATGAGGATCTAAGAGAATTT ATACAAGAAAAGGTATTGGAAAACGTGAATGCAGTTAGAAAAGTTGTTGTTGTTAAGAATGG GTGTCCAAACAAAACGAGGAGAAAACg TGCAGCCAGTTCATTAACATCAGAAGTTAAAATTTCTGTCGATGCCAATGAGGCGGCAGAAAATCCAAAAACAGTCGCAGATCAGATTACGGAGGCATTtaaaaacaataccaaatttaATTTAACTGACGCCAATGACTTTAGAGCCTCAG CTCAAAACACGTTTAATGATTCATGTAAAGCTGGTGTTTGTAATAAACTTTATGGATACATGTGCACTAGAATAAATTCAACACATGGCACGTGCACAAGTAGATGTAAAGATAAAACTTGTTCTGGCCATGGAACCTGCAGTACCATAGTAACAGATAGTAACGATTTTGGACATCATTGTTC GTGTCACAGTGAAGAATATTATAAATATGAGGGAGAAAAATGTGAAGACAAAAGAATGAAATGGGAATTAGCTGTTGCAATAGCAGCCGGATCAGGGGGAGCAGTTATTTTAATCTTAGTTTTTGTTCTAATAATATGCTGTTGCTGTAAAAATAAAGGAGACAAGTATGg ATATGATAGAAGACACAGCTATGAACCAATGTCAGATGTTATAGGAAGATCCGGACCTGCGTATTATAGAAATGACTCTAAAAATCAACAACCGGTGAGT GGGTTTACAAACTTAGGTTATGATGATGATAAATATAGTGACTATAGTGATCCAAGTCAAACACGGCCCCCAAACGGACAGTCATGGAATCCGGAGGATAGCAAAGACACATATGCAAAAATAACTGAACAGTTAGACCAAGAAAAACGTTTTGAG ATTAAAAGACCACAAGTATCTGGTAGTATACGACAGAATTCAAGCGCGGAg TCAAATCCCAAAGGACGG GCAACAACAGGATTTTAG
- the LOC139502507 gene encoding uncharacterized protein isoform X4: MARLDVPLVFCGSMFYTAVLLFHLTDLTVSQNTTDSNSITTIAPTSVYNGSNVSVTDSGAIEMLSSNLSSSISSNNTYETVSPSSSSMFIDSTSNSSIDISVYSSIDISSSSLVDILSSSNNLIETMSVSDNPVTESMPIMQSSNNIVTVTSVYNSNSINQTSSSQTTAGSQPEMSTTQTIDITETNSPMISTGLNPMTSIDSSPSSIETIESSEPIDLESSVSEYLKSSDLEATSSILATENPSLTVGTEMTSTPIADASSTVSTDSLKSDMPSSSETPVSSEIQSASSSVSSLGIVPSSTVIQAASSSNIQVSSSVLPMTTTTSTTTPTPSTTTIPPSSTLADDIPSSIDGNSLFEVKASLYIICDNITSNEDLREFIQEKVLENVNAVRKVVVVKNGCPNKTRRKRAASSLTSEVKISVDANEAAENPKTVADQITEAFKNNTKFNLTDANDFRASAQNTFNDSCKAGVCNKLYGYMCTRINSTHGTCTSRCKDKTCSGHGTCSTIVTDSNDFGHHCSCHSEEYYKYEGEKCEDKRMKWELAVAIAAGSGGAVILILVFVLIICCCCKNKGDKYGYDRRHSYEPMSDVIGRSGPAYYRNDSKNQQPGFTNLGYDDDKYSDYSDPSQTRPPNGQSWNPEDSKDTYAKITEQLDQEKRFEIKRPQVSGSIRQNSSAEATTGF, translated from the exons ATGGCGAGACTGGACGTACCTTTGGTTTTTTGTGGCTCTATGTTTTATACAG cgGTTCTTTTATTTCATCTCACTGACCTGACAGTCTCCCAGAATACAACAGATAGCAATTCCATCACTACCATTGCACCAACTTCTGTGTACAACGGAAGTAATGTGTCCGTCACTGATAGTGGAGCAATAGAAATGTTATCATCAAATCTATCATCTTCTATTTCATCTAACAACACATATGAAACTGTTTCGCCATCGTCATCATCCATGTTCATCGATTCAACATCAAATTCAAGTATCGATATATCGGTATATTCAAGTATCGATATATCCTCTTCCAGTCTAGTTGATATACTGTCATCCTCAAACAATCTAATTGAGACAATGTCTGTATCGGATAATCCTGTGACAGAAAGTATGCCTATTATGCAATCATCGAATAACATTGTTACAGTTACAAGTGTTTACAATTCGAATTCAATTAATCAAACTAGTTCAAGTCAAACTACTGCAGGTTCCCAACCTGAAATGTCTACAACACAGACAATAGACATTACAGAAACAAATAGCCCGATGATATCTACAGGACTTAATCCAATGACAAGTATAGATTCATCACCATCGTCAATAGAAACTATCGAATCGTCTGAACCAATCGATTTAGAATCGTCAGTATCGGAATACCTTAAATCATCCGACCTTGAAGCAACTTCGTCAATATTAGCCACAGAAAATCCTTCTTTGACAGTCGGTACTGAAATGACATCAACACCCATTGCAGATGCGTCATCGACAGTATCAACTGATTCATTGAAATCGGACATGCCAAGCAGCTCGGAAACACCAGTATCGTCAGAAATTCAAAGTGCTTCCAGTAGTGTTTCCTCTCTTGGTATCGTACCATCGTCGACAGTAATCCAAGCCGCCAGTAGTTCTAATATTCAAGTATCGAGTTCAGTTTTACCGATGACAACGACGACGTCAACAACTACACCTACACCGTCAACCACGACTATACCTCCTTCATCAACGTTAGCAGACGACATTCCATCATCAATAG ATGGAAACAGTTTATTTGAAGTAAAGGCATCATTATATATCATATGTGACAACATAACCAGCAATGAGGATCTAAGAGAATTT ATACAAGAAAAGGTATTGGAAAACGTGAATGCAGTTAGAAAAGTTGTTGTTGTTAAGAATGG GTGTCCAAACAAAACGAGGAGAAAACg TGCAGCCAGTTCATTAACATCAGAAGTTAAAATTTCTGTCGATGCCAATGAGGCGGCAGAAAATCCAAAAACAGTCGCAGATCAGATTACGGAGGCATTtaaaaacaataccaaatttaATTTAACTGACGCCAATGACTTTAGAGCCTCAG CTCAAAACACGTTTAATGATTCATGTAAAGCTGGTGTTTGTAATAAACTTTATGGATACATGTGCACTAGAATAAATTCAACACATGGCACGTGCACAAGTAGATGTAAAGATAAAACTTGTTCTGGCCATGGAACCTGCAGTACCATAGTAACAGATAGTAACGATTTTGGACATCATTGTTC GTGTCACAGTGAAGAATATTATAAATATGAGGGAGAAAAATGTGAAGACAAAAGAATGAAATGGGAATTAGCTGTTGCAATAGCAGCCGGATCAGGGGGAGCAGTTATTTTAATCTTAGTTTTTGTTCTAATAATATGCTGTTGCTGTAAAAATAAAGGAGACAAGTATGg ATATGATAGAAGACACAGCTATGAACCAATGTCAGATGTTATAGGAAGATCCGGACCTGCGTATTATAGAAATGACTCTAAAAATCAACAACCG GGGTTTACAAACTTAGGTTATGATGATGATAAATATAGTGACTATAGTGATCCAAGTCAAACACGGCCCCCAAACGGACAGTCATGGAATCCGGAGGATAGCAAAGACACATATGCAAAAATAACTGAACAGTTAGACCAAGAAAAACGTTTTGAG ATTAAAAGACCACAAGTATCTGGTAGTATACGACAGAATTCAAGCGCGGAg GCAACAACAGGATTTTAG